The following proteins are co-located in the Sulfurospirillum deleyianum DSM 6946 genome:
- the murG gene encoding undecaprenyldiphospho-muramoylpentapeptide beta-N-acetylglucosaminyltransferase, producing the protein MIAITGGGTGGHLAIAKAIKEELNRRGIKPIYIGSTSGQDKSWFENDDGFEASYFLESQGIVNKKGLTKLFSLLNIIRSAFTCKKLFAKHHIHAIFSVGGYSAAPASIGALLLGRPLYIHEQNAIHGKLNAVLKPFAKAFFSSYDTQATYTNYPVNQIFFTLAKEHHTLQTIIFLGGSQGAAFINQLALKMAKILHKDGISIIHQTGIKEFATIQDFYKQEGIPADVFAFSKEIANKLRHADFAISRSGASTLWELCAAKIPALFIPYPHAAANHQYFNAKVLEEKNLALLLEQKELYDVEEVYQKIKTLDLNKISQELDTMIQPNGAKEIVDTILQTLPKE; encoded by the coding sequence ATGATAGCAATTACAGGAGGAGGAACTGGAGGGCACTTAGCGATTGCAAAAGCCATCAAAGAAGAACTCAATCGCCGTGGCATAAAACCCATTTACATTGGTTCTACCTCAGGTCAAGATAAAAGCTGGTTTGAAAACGATGACGGATTTGAAGCAAGCTATTTTTTAGAGAGTCAAGGCATTGTCAACAAAAAGGGTCTCACGAAACTCTTTTCACTCTTAAATATCATCCGTTCTGCTTTTACATGTAAAAAACTTTTTGCCAAACATCACATTCATGCAATCTTTTCTGTAGGAGGCTATTCTGCAGCCCCTGCTTCTATCGGAGCGCTTCTTTTAGGACGACCTCTTTATATCCATGAACAAAATGCTATTCATGGTAAACTTAATGCTGTGTTGAAACCTTTTGCAAAAGCTTTTTTTAGCTCGTATGATACACAAGCAACCTACACAAACTACCCTGTAAATCAAATTTTTTTCACACTTGCAAAAGAACATCACACCCTTCAAACGATTATCTTCTTAGGAGGAAGTCAAGGTGCAGCATTTATCAACCAACTGGCGCTAAAAATGGCAAAAATACTTCATAAGGATGGCATTTCTATTATTCATCAAACAGGAATCAAAGAGTTTGCAACAATCCAAGATTTTTATAAACAAGAAGGTATTCCCGCAGATGTGTTCGCTTTTTCTAAAGAAATAGCCAACAAATTACGTCATGCCGATTTTGCAATCAGCCGTTCAGGCGCAAGTACGTTGTGGGAACTGTGTGCGGCAAAAATTCCAGCTCTTTTTATTCCCTATCCACATGCAGCAGCTAATCATCAATATTTTAACGCAAAAGTGCTTGAAGAGAAAAACTTAGCACTGCTTCTGGAACAAAAAGAGTTATATGATGTTGAAGAAGTCTATCAAAAAATAAAAACACTAGATTTAAATAAAATTTCTCAAGAACTTGATACTATGATTCAGCCCAATGGTGCTAAGGAAATTGTTGATACTATATTACAAACATTACCCAAGGAGTAA
- a CDS encoding FtsW/RodA/SpoVE family cell cycle protein, translated as METDKILFSLCTFAIFVGIVFSLSLPVFTTLFFDYSEYHFFIRQFAVGMICVTVMWMLSQLDPDKFLSTIGFTIFLSCLFLMGIMHYLPESLVTSAGGAKRWIRLPGFSLAPVEFFKIGFVYFLAWSFARKLNNNKKTLTEEIKLILPYIAVFILVIYLIAVMQNDLGQVVVLALTLAVMAFFAGTSLQLFMLAILGSVFVFLIAIFSSTHRIIRIKTWWATIQNMVLSLFPESIASVLRVEDAPEPYQISHSLNAIKHGGVFGEGIGNGMLKLGYLSEVHTDFVLAGIAEEMGALGVTVLTLVIITIIYRIFKIASRSPNKVYYLFSLGIGLLIVFSFLMNSYGITSITPIKGISVPFISYGGSSILALSVGIGMVLMISKKAKL; from the coding sequence ATGGAAACAGATAAAATACTTTTTTCACTTTGTACTTTTGCCATTTTTGTAGGGATTGTTTTTTCACTCTCCTTACCTGTGTTTACAACCCTTTTTTTCGACTATTCAGAATATCACTTTTTTATTCGACAGTTTGCAGTCGGCATGATTTGCGTGACAGTCATGTGGATGCTCTCCCAACTCGATCCTGATAAATTCCTCAGTACGATTGGGTTTACGATTTTTTTGAGTTGTCTTTTTTTAATGGGCATTATGCACTACCTTCCCGAATCTCTTGTCACTTCCGCAGGTGGTGCAAAACGGTGGATTCGTCTTCCAGGTTTTTCACTCGCTCCTGTTGAATTTTTCAAAATAGGATTTGTCTATTTTCTTGCATGGAGTTTTGCGAGAAAGCTTAACAACAATAAAAAAACGCTCACGGAAGAAATCAAACTCATCTTGCCTTATATCGCTGTTTTTATTTTGGTTATTTATCTCATTGCTGTGATGCAAAACGATTTAGGACAAGTGGTTGTTCTTGCATTAACCCTCGCAGTAATGGCATTTTTCGCAGGAACCAGCTTACAACTCTTTATGTTAGCCATTTTAGGCTCTGTGTTTGTCTTTTTAATTGCTATTTTTAGCTCAACTCACCGTATTATTCGTATTAAAACATGGTGGGCAACCATACAAAACATGGTGCTCTCACTTTTTCCTGAGAGTATTGCCTCCGTTTTAAGAGTCGAAGATGCTCCTGAACCCTATCAAATTTCGCACTCCTTAAATGCCATTAAACACGGTGGCGTTTTTGGCGAAGGTATTGGCAATGGAATGCTTAAACTAGGCTACTTAAGTGAAGTTCATACCGATTTCGTTTTAGCGGGTATTGCTGAAGAGATGGGTGCGCTAGGCGTTACGGTACTTACTCTCGTAATTATTACCATTATTTATCGTATTTTTAAGATTGCCTCACGAAGCCCTAATAAGGTCTATTATCTTTTCTCTTTAGGCATAGGTCTGCTCATCGTCTTTTCATTTTTGATGAATTCGTATGGCATTACCTCTATTACACCCATTAAAGGTATCTCTGTTCCTTTTATAAGCTATGGAGGAAGTTCTATCTTAGCGCTTTCTGTTGGCATTGGAATGGTACTTATGATTAGTAAAAAGGCAAAATTATGA
- a CDS encoding aminodeoxychorismate/anthranilate synthase component II — protein sequence MILMIDNYDSFTYNIVQYCLELGADLKVIRNDELSLEEIEALNPEKIIISPGPATPNEAGVSLDVIKHFGGKIPILGICLGHQAIGQAFGGNVVRAKNMMHGKTSQTKQLHNSCLFDGLPETFTTTRYHSLIVEKEGLPEVIVPTAYSMDDHEIMALQIKDKPIYGVQFHPESILSEHGHAILNNFLKL from the coding sequence ATGATTTTAATGATCGATAATTATGACAGTTTCACTTACAACATTGTGCAGTATTGCTTAGAGTTGGGAGCAGATTTAAAAGTGATTCGCAATGATGAATTAAGCCTTGAAGAGATTGAAGCGTTAAATCCAGAAAAAATTATTATCTCTCCAGGTCCCGCCACACCCAATGAAGCAGGGGTGAGTTTGGATGTTATCAAACATTTTGGTGGGAAAATCCCTATTTTAGGTATTTGTTTGGGGCATCAAGCGATTGGTCAAGCCTTTGGTGGAAATGTGGTTCGTGCAAAAAATATGATGCACGGGAAAACATCTCAAACCAAACAGTTGCACAATAGTTGTTTATTTGATGGGCTTCCTGAAACATTTACAACCACCCGTTATCACTCATTAATTGTTGAAAAAGAGGGTTTGCCTGAGGTTATTGTTCCAACCGCGTACAGTATGGATGACCATGAAATTATGGCGTTACAAATTAAAGATAAGCCTATTTATGGGGTACAGTTTCATCCTGAATCTATTTTAAGTGAGCATGGACATGCCATCTTAAATAATTTTTTAAAACTATAA
- the flgC gene encoding flagellar basal body rod protein FlgC has product MAYLSSFDISSYGLSAQRFRMDLISSNIANANTTRTSEGGPYQRKDVVFKAVDFSKTLNEKIAENNNMLEYENPLDDAFLQENANPAIMSVVVDKVVRDESEFTYKYEPSHPDANEEGYVAYPNINPVIEMANLIEATRAYQANVSAFQSAKAIAQSAIDILK; this is encoded by the coding sequence GTGGCATATTTAAGTAGTTTTGACATTAGCAGTTATGGACTCTCTGCGCAACGGTTTCGTATGGACTTGATTAGCTCTAACATCGCCAATGCGAATACAACACGCACCAGTGAGGGTGGACCGTATCAGCGCAAAGATGTTGTCTTTAAAGCGGTTGATTTTAGTAAAACGCTCAATGAAAAAATTGCAGAAAATAATAATATGCTCGAATACGAGAATCCCTTGGATGACGCTTTTTTGCAAGAAAATGCCAATCCTGCTATAATGAGCGTTGTTGTGGATAAAGTGGTACGTGATGAGAGTGAATTTACTTACAAATATGAGCCTTCTCATCCTGATGCAAACGAAGAGGGTTATGTGGCGTATCCAAACATTAATCCTGTTATTGAAATGGCGAATTTGATTGAAGCGACGAGAGCTTATCAAGCCAATGTTTCAGCGTTTCAAAGCGCAAAAGCGATTGCACAAAGTGCGATTGATATTTTAAAATAA
- a CDS encoding ComEA family DNA-binding protein: MLKFFMLFLFLVASLWAKVDINSASLSELSSLRGIGEKKAQAIVEYRTQKGKFNTIDELVHVKGIGPKILESIKSDIEVK; encoded by the coding sequence ATGTTAAAGTTTTTTATGCTTTTTTTATTCTTGGTAGCCTCTTTGTGGGCAAAAGTGGATATTAATAGTGCATCTTTGAGTGAGTTAAGTTCTTTAAGAGGGATTGGTGAGAAAAAAGCTCAGGCTATTGTAGAGTACCGTACGCAAAAAGGTAAATTTAACACGATTGATGAATTAGTTCATGTAAAAGGAATTGGTCCTAAAATATTAGAGTCTATTAAAAGTGATATTGAGGTTAAATAA
- the flgB gene encoding flagellar basal body rod protein FlgB yields MAIITSKSNQLLEAGLNARAMRQDLISSNIANIDTPFYKARDIDFESALIEKKREIYGQNSTADTLEMAQTDTSHLKGITDFDSSKSTLYLRDGHMARNDGNTVDLDVETSELGKNAMMFDALMSGLRKNGLIFKSVLESSEKI; encoded by the coding sequence ATGGCGATTATTACCTCTAAATCAAATCAGTTGTTAGAAGCGGGCTTGAATGCAAGAGCGATGCGTCAAGACCTTATCTCAAGTAATATTGCCAATATTGATACCCCTTTTTATAAGGCACGAGATATTGATTTTGAAAGTGCTTTAATTGAAAAGAAGAGAGAGATTTATGGGCAGAATAGTACCGCAGATACATTGGAAATGGCACAAACAGATACCAGTCATTTAAAAGGCATCACGGATTTTGATAGTTCAAAATCGACACTCTATCTTAGAGACGGGCATATGGCTCGAAACGATGGCAATACGGTCGATTTAGATGTGGAAACATCTGAGTTGGGTAAAAATGCTATGATGTTTGATGCTCTGATGTCAGGGTTACGTAAAAATGGTTTGATTTTCAAAAGTGTTTTAGAGTCTTCTGAGAAAATATAA
- a CDS encoding GNAT family N-acetyltransferase: MLKELIVRIATRDDATKIAEFNVLFAKETINKNIPLALTTEGVHQVFAKFHNGFYLLASLNETIVGMTMITREWSDWSNGAFYCIQSIFVTDHKHEKEIHDALLEKAKTLAKEHYDVCGIRLYVHKDDKETQKMYEELGLQKTPYRLFEELF; encoded by the coding sequence ATGTTAAAAGAGCTTATCGTTCGTATTGCAACCCGAGATGATGCCACAAAAATTGCAGAATTTAATGTTCTTTTTGCCAAAGAAACGATTAATAAAAATATCCCCTTAGCATTAACCACAGAAGGCGTTCATCAAGTCTTCGCAAAATTTCACAATGGTTTTTATCTGCTCGCTTCTCTGAATGAGACGATTGTAGGTATGACAATGATTACACGTGAATGGAGCGACTGGAGTAATGGAGCTTTCTACTGTATTCAAAGTATTTTTGTAACAGACCATAAGCATGAAAAAGAGATTCATGATGCGCTCTTAGAAAAAGCAAAAACATTAGCAAAAGAACATTATGATGTATGTGGAATACGCTTATATGTCCATAAAGATGATAAAGAGACACAAAAAATGTATGAAGAGTTAGGATTACAAAAAACACCATACAGACTATTTGAAGAATTATTTTAA
- the fliE gene encoding flagellar hook-basal body complex protein FliE: protein MYNSIDKLSSLTNTSNATLTKTESVGEDFSKILQNSIDEINDTQVKGDRAMADLATGEVKDLHQAAIAINKAETSMKLMLEIRNKALSAYKEISKTQI, encoded by the coding sequence ATGTACAATAGCATTGATAAACTTTCATCATTGACAAATACCTCTAATGCGACTCTTACGAAAACAGAATCAGTGGGAGAGGATTTTTCAAAAATTCTACAAAACTCTATTGATGAAATTAACGATACGCAAGTTAAAGGGGATCGTGCTATGGCAGATCTTGCCACCGGCGAAGTGAAAGATTTGCATCAAGCTGCCATTGCGATTAACAAAGCTGAGACCAGTATGAAATTGATGTTAGAGATTCGAAATAAAGCACTGAGTGCTTATAAAGAGATCTCTAAAACGCAAATTTAA
- a CDS encoding pilus assembly FimT family protein gives MKKAFTMLELVFVIVVVGIMAYVAVSSFSRNPLREAADQLVSHIRYTQHLAMMDDKFDLNDATWYRKRWQIRFSTAGGVQSYAIMSDINSDGNPNASVGGIIEVAKDPLNPIQYLIGTPTTSFFNNEKKEFMNQKLDLTTTYGVTQIAVAGGGTGSTADRILFDPLGRPYRGDTNAGNAGVIASSVDRVVTTPITITLRDGTTNVIIAIEPETGYTHIL, from the coding sequence ATGAAAAAAGCATTTACGATGTTAGAACTTGTTTTTGTAATTGTAGTTGTAGGTATTATGGCGTATGTTGCTGTTTCAAGTTTTTCTCGTAATCCTTTACGTGAAGCCGCCGACCAACTCGTTAGTCATATACGATACACACAACATTTGGCAATGATGGATGATAAGTTTGATCTCAATGATGCGACATGGTATCGAAAACGTTGGCAAATTCGTTTTTCAACGGCTGGTGGTGTGCAATCGTATGCCATTATGTCTGATATTAATAGTGATGGTAATCCTAATGCTTCTGTTGGCGGTATTATTGAAGTTGCAAAAGACCCTTTAAATCCTATTCAATATCTTATCGGAACCCCTACAACCTCTTTTTTTAATAATGAAAAAAAAGAATTTATGAATCAAAAATTAGATTTGACAACCACTTATGGCGTTACGCAAATTGCAGTTGCAGGGGGTGGTACTGGTTCGACTGCAGATAGAATCCTCTTTGATCCACTGGGCAGACCGTATAGAGGAGATACAAATGCTGGAAATGCTGGAGTAATAGCTAGTTCTGTTGATAGAGTAGTTACAACTCCTATCACAATTACTTTAAGAGATGGAACCACAAATGTTATTATTGCCATAGAACCAGAGACAGGATATACACATATTTTATAA